The Poseidonibacter antarcticus genome includes a region encoding these proteins:
- a CDS encoding branched-chain amino acid ABC transporter permease, whose protein sequence is MDILTFMQQMVNGFSLGSMYALIAIGYTMVYGVLRLINFAHGDIMMVGAFLGYTFMAVFDLPFSVTVLLSVTIAALFGMFMDKIAYKPLREAPKISLLITAIGISFFLENAFTVFGGGIPRAFPVPEYMENIFNVAGVTFSVASILVPIITLILLACILYVLYKTKYGMAIRALSFDIKTVNLMGIDANMIIALVFALGSGLAAVGGIFWAVNYPSVEPMMGVLVGLKAFAAAVVGGIGSVSGAVLGGFIIGFTEVVVIAFFPEMGGYKDAFAFIFLILVLLFKPTGIMGEDLEKSRF, encoded by the coding sequence ATGGATATATTAACATTCATGCAACAAATGGTAAATGGATTCTCTCTTGGATCTATGTATGCTTTAATTGCAATTGGTTATACAATGGTATATGGAGTGCTTAGGCTTATTAATTTTGCTCATGGTGATATTATGATGGTTGGTGCCTTTTTAGGTTATACATTTATGGCAGTATTTGATTTACCTTTTTCTGTTACTGTATTGTTATCAGTTACTATAGCAGCACTTTTTGGTATGTTTATGGATAAAATTGCCTATAAACCTCTAAGAGAAGCTCCAAAAATTTCATTGCTTATTACTGCAATTGGTATTTCTTTTTTCTTAGAAAATGCTTTTACAGTTTTTGGAGGTGGAATTCCTAGAGCTTTCCCAGTTCCTGAATATATGGAAAATATTTTTAATGTTGCTGGTGTAACTTTTTCAGTAGCTTCTATATTAGTTCCTATTATCACTTTAATTTTATTAGCATGTATTTTATATGTATTATATAAAACAAAATATGGTATGGCAATTCGTGCACTTTCATTTGATATTAAAACAGTAAATTTAATGGGTATTGATGCAAATATGATTATTGCTTTAGTATTTGCATTGGGTTCAGGTCTTGCAGCTGTTGGTGGTATTTTTTGGGCTGTAAACTATCCTAGTGTTGAACCTATGATGGGTGTTTTAGTTGGACTAAAAGCCTTTGCAGCTGCTGTTGTTGGTGGTATTGGTTCTGTAAGTGGTGCAGTTTTAGGTGGATTTATTATTGGATTTACTGAAGTTGTTGTTATCGCCTTTTTCCCTGAAATGGGAGGATATAAAGATGCATTTGCATTTATTTTCTTAATTTTAGTATTGTTATTTAAACCTACTGGAATTATGGGTGAAGATTTAGAAAAGAGTAGGTTCTAG